Part of the Triticum aestivum cultivar Chinese Spring chromosome 4D, IWGSC CS RefSeq v2.1, whole genome shotgun sequence genome is shown below.
GAGATCATTAACTTATCAGTTAGATATAGTGCCTACCCAGGGAGCAGAACTTTGTTATTGCTACTGTTTACtaccccctccgtcccaaaattcttgtcttagatttgtgccTACCCAGGGAGCAGAACTTTGTTATTGCTACTGTTTACtaccccctccgtcccaaaattcttgtcttagatttgtctagatacggatgtatctaacactaaaacgtaactagatacatccgtatctagacaaatctaagacaagtactccctccgtcccaaaattcttgtcttagatttgtctagatacggacaagaattttgggacggagggagtacttgtcttagatttgtgtatctagacacgttttactgttagatacatccgtatctagacaaatctaagacaagtaatttgggatgGAGGTAATACCTGTCATAGTCTGAATCCACCAGATTCATCAGATTAAATTTTGCATTTGCAGAATAAATTTTAAGATAGTGTTTCTATGGTGCGACCAAACCTCAATTATGCTCTAGTGTTTCTATGGTGCGACCAAACCTCAAGTATGCTCTGTCTTTGGCTGCTGATTCACGCCATGTATCTTTGCACCGCAGGTCTTACGTACATACCGGAGCACTCTTTGGAGATACACGCATCGTCTGCCGTCTCAGCAGGAAGGTCATAGTAGGAATTAGCAGAGTATTAATTACTCTATATCTTCTGTGGTTGAACCCCTCTGCGTGGAGTGCGAGTCCAATTGTGCAGCTGCTCATTTGAATTGGATGTTGGACAAGGCAGCTCATACAGCAGGATCCAGGAGCTGAGGCAGCCAGATACTGCTATTTCTGCAGAAGGCGGTGGCCACTGCATCAAGTGGATAAACTGGGACCAACGCTTTGTGTTGTCCTGGTTCGCATATATGCATTTATACGCGGAGTGCTGAGCGATTGGGCAGGCTCGTCGAAAAACCTGTAATGTTGTGTTGCATAGTTTTGATATCATTTTTGTGGCTTTCCATTCTTTTTCGTTACATGTAAACCTGGCGCTTGGCCTTGTCTTAGTTGGCGGGAGTATGTATCATGTGATGTACTATCGAAAAAATGAGAAATTTACGCATCTTCGTTTTCATCTTCtcattttattggtattttatagGTGAGCTGATCTTGGCTGCTGACATATCATATATGCTTGTTCTAAATACAAGTTGGTATGCATATTGCAAATCCTAATTGCTGAACTTCATAACATCCGACTAAAATATAAGTGTAGACCATATGAACAATGTTGGATACTTTTTGCTGATATTCTATATGTAGACTTGCAAGGTTAAAGCAAACTATAGGtaatcgcaaaaaaaaaaaaaaaaaacctacAGGTAAACTAAGTGGAAAAAAAAACAAGCATGCAATTCAGAATGTCCTATGTGCACACAAGAAATATGACAAACATTGTCACGACACACCAATGTTTTGTCAGCACAAGAACTTAAGGAGACCCCAAAAAATACGATTATTTCCGGTTACcgttgatttaataaaattaacAACATGCTAGAATTCTGGCTATTTTTGTGTGTGTTCTTAGGTGCACGTACACGAATACTTCTTGGTTGTCATCAACAAGGTCAAGTCGGCTCCGATAGGGGAGCAGCGACAACGACACATTGGCGGCTCATTCTGACGAGGGTAGTGGTTGTTCGATGGTGTAagaatctcgatgtaatttttgttgtgtttgtgaTGCTTTGTACTTTtgatgaacttttataatagattcGAATCCTTTTGCGAAAATGCCATCGTAGACATGGCAGACCGGCGTTGGTGTTGGCTGGGGCCGAATCTCATTCACTAGCCATGACTTGTCATTGTAATGTCCCACCTGACGGAGGGTCGGATGTTTCTAGTTTTCGTACAATAGGATTCTCTAGGTATAGTTTTTTTTAGGCAAGAGCATTAGAGACCCACAAACTTGCAATGCATGTGATGATTTACTCCACAAACTTGTAAAAGGTGATCAACCCATCCTTAAACTTGCACTGGGGGTGAAGTTTTAGTCCACAGCCATTCACGAGCTAACAAATGGTGCCTCGCTGGCCGCATCGTGGCATAGCTGCTCGCCATGGCACTTTTACAAAAAAGCCTTCATCTTTCTTGAAATCACACACGTGTATATGCCTAGACCACCCTTTCTGAACTGATTGTGCAAGGTATATTGGCCGATTATTTTGAAAGAAGAATGTACACAAATAGCCGAGGCAAGCAAAAAATTTCTTATAATCTTCGTAGCATTGGCAGGATAGAACACAGGGGATGGCCACAGCTCACAAGTCACTATTAGGCACAAAACTGAGAACATAACATAAGAGCAAAGATAAACTATTCACTTTATTTGATGGGCAATGTGCGTGCTGCTGCTGTTACAACCGATGCAGGCAAGCTTTGCTTGGTTTACTGGGGTTGGGTCgctggaatattaggcaagttcatgattaaatTCAGCACATAATTCATGACTATAACGGAGATTACCATGCAACAATGTAGCAAACTAGATGAACTAGAAGGCAGGCACATCAGTAtcgcacacaaacaacaaatacagaTAGAGACATGAACAGATCACGATGAACATATTGTTCATTAGTTGCTGCGGGAGCGacgttgttgatgacgatgttggtgaCAATTTGCTGATGACGGCGATGAAGACGATGATGAGTAGCGCCGTCCGACGTGGACGGAAGACGACCTGTGATGACGAAGTTGAGCAGTCGCACAGAGAGCTTTCCAAAAACCTAATTTGTCCCTGCCCAGTGCAGGATTGCAAGGACGAACGGTTCCAAAGACATACTCTTCCACACGCCGATGCACGCCGGAGTTCGGGATAGAGTAGACTACGGTGGCAGCGCAAGTTGCGAGATAAGGCAAAACCCTAGATGTTTTTGGTGTGTCTTTTGCCGCGGCCGGTAGCAGTATATATAATAGGACTAGAGGCGGTATAGTGTCGTGATCACGATCTCAAACAAACTTTATATAATAGCACCAGAGGCGGTATCGTGTCGTGATCACGATCTCAGGTCGACTTGGTTTCTAAGTCATATACTTATCGGACAAGAAATAATTAACTTGTCTATCAAGACATCAAAAAATAAAACGACAAAAGGAAGCGGCAATTCTGCAAGCTCGCCTTGTTCTTCTATGATGGTTGTGCAATGGACAAAATGTGCTTACCTTGCAATCCAACATTTGCCCTTCCCGTTGTGGATGGCCTCCGCAAGGGCGATGTAGTTCCAGTTCTTGGTGACATTGTAAGGTCTATCGTGGATCTCCACCTTGATGTGTACCCGCCATTGTTGATTGTTCTGTTCGCACCGCAGCATAGTCGACAGATCCTGTACTATCACCTGCAGACAATGGAATTATCCGAACATCGCATTAGAAACAGCACGCAATGCAAACAAATTGCAGCACACAGCAGCAGAGATCAGATCGAGGGATATTTCACCTGGAAGCTCCCATCACCAATGCATCCTATGACACGCTTGTCACTTGCCCCTTGCACGTACCCGAGCAATGCACCCAGTGACCATCCAAAGGAGCGTGCAAATTATCATTGAATAACCAGGCATGTACTCGCGCGTGATTTCCATAAAAATACATGGGGTATTCGCAAAAGTGCCACGGCGAGCAGCGGTGCCACGACGCGACCAGCGTGGCGCCATTTGTCCGCTCTTGATTGGCTCTGGACTAAATCTTCATGCGCAGTGCAAGTTTATGGATGATTTGATCACCTTTTGTAAGTTTGTGGACTAAAGCATCACATGTATTGCAAGTTTATGGGACTCTAGTGCTCTTGCCTTTTTTTTTCCTTCTGATTAGCCTGTTAAGTATTTTTATTATATAATAGACGCGCATTATAACTTGGCAATTTTCTTTTAGCATCTTGTTCCTAAGATCCTCCCCCCCTAAAGAAATGTGCGAGTCCTCGTCCCAAACGCTCCACTTGCAAGTGGATAATTGTGTCTAATTGTTCCATGTCACATGTCGTCATGTCACTGATCCACTAAAATCCGGCTTAATATATTAATGCCGCAGAAAGTAACGAATTTGCTCGCATCATTTGAATGGAATTCGTGCAAATTAGTTAGCAGTATCAGCTTATCGGGAGTAGATGAACACAGCATATGCAAGCCACACTTTGTAGGAGCAACTTTTCATGTAGGAATATTGTGGTAGGCCACTTCACTTTCATGTTTGGCCATTTCCTACCAATAGATAAGCACAGGTAATTTTCTAGTACAAATCAAGCCACACTTTGTAGGAGTATAATCAGAAGAGAAGGCAGAGACGGGGTGCATTTGTAATTTATACGAAGAAGATAGCTACCCCTGAGCAGTAAAATATGCACCACGCATTACAACTACTCATACAACTTCTTCAATGATTGGTCACACACGCTAACCTAATCAATTATTCAAACCCTTCCAACGAAAATATGCTTTTCTTGATGATTAATCTGCCTTCAGATCAACATAAACTTAAGAATATCAAATTACTAATTTCTGTATGAAGGCAAACAAAATACAAGCAGGTGAGCATCCATCCAACAGTAAGCTACAAAGGCCAACACCTCCATCGTcatttgtgatttgtcaagtaagcaAAGCAGGCAGCTCGGACCCAATCAAACCCAAAGAAAGCAAGAACTTCCCGGGCCGTCCATGGCCAcctaccccctcctcctcctcctcctcgccctcttcGCCGCCGTCGCCGTAGCCGCGGCGGCGTCGTCGGCGGAGGACACGCCAACGGCGTACGAGATGCTGGAGCGGTACGACTTCCCGCggggcatcctgccggagggggtggaggggtacgAGCTCGGCCCGGACGGCGGCTTCGAGGTCTACTTCCCGCGGGAGTGCGAGTTCCTGCTGGCGAAGCAGTGGCTGGTCAGGTACGACGCCCGCATCGCCGGCGCCGTCACCGCGGGcaggctggcggcgctggagggcgtCCACGTCAAGGTGCTCTTCCTGTGGCTCCCCGTCGCCGAGGTCGACCGCGCCGGCGACCGCCTCAGCTTCTACGTCGGCCCCGTCTCCACGTCCTTCCCGCTGAGCTCCTTCGCCAGCAGCCCGCACTGTCGCGGCTACCACGCCGTCGCTGCGGCCGTCTCATAAGCCATTGTTTATCATGATTTGAACAAGACTCACATGGGCCATTGTTTCAGTTAACCTTTTGTACCGTCGTGGATATCACAATGAGCTCTCTCTCTATACGATTCCAGTTTATCAGATGCATGATCGGTGTCGCAATCCTTAGGCCATCCGTCGAAGCAACTTGATAGCTACC
Proteins encoded:
- the LOC123100226 gene encoding uncharacterized protein At5g01610-like, with amino-acid sequence MATYPLLLLLLALFAAVAVAAAASSAEDTPTAYEMLERYDFPRGILPEGVEGYELGPDGGFEVYFPRECEFLLAKQWLVRYDARIAGAVTAGRLAALEGVHVKVLFLWLPVAEVDRAGDRLSFYVGPVSTSFPLSSFASSPHCRGYHAVAAAVS